One window from the genome of Eucalyptus grandis isolate ANBG69807.140 chromosome 7, ASM1654582v1, whole genome shotgun sequence encodes:
- the LOC104443031 gene encoding LOW QUALITY PROTEIN: putative receptor-like protein kinase At3g47110 (The sequence of the model RefSeq protein was modified relative to this genomic sequence to represent the inferred CDS: inserted 1 base in 1 codon) gives MGKLLFLMLNSALFWCWISITSPGACSQNQTDRLALVSFKNAIHEDPYGVLTSWNESTHHCEWQGVLCSKRHPGRVTSLVLTSQGLEGFLSPHIGNLSFLRVMILQNNSIHGEIPPQIGNLLRLRNLVLSNNSFGGPTPSNLSRCSNLEILNLIDNQLVGGIHASLGSLLRLQLLGLSENSLVGPIPPSIGNLSLLQKLSLSGNTLSGEIPEELSRLKRLEFVQLSQNELTGEIPLGILNISGLTDFYVDENQLRGGFPSNIGTTLPSLCYLSASNNLFTGTIPLSLTNATSLQTVFLYYNGFRGPIPKNLGRLKSLYMIVLSFNQLQDDLSFISSLVNCSNLEILSVDDNLIHGPLPRSISNLSTSIKRIYLSSNRIKGTIPSDLGNLFDLSTLSLSNNLLTDRIPDSIGALYRLQELFLRENMFTGEIPSSIGNLTLLSSLDLESNNFQGYIPQSLGNCKQLIELDLSNNNLSGSLPIEIMGLSSLSIIFSLAYNKLTGSLPQQVGSLKNLAELDLSYNRLTGLIPASISECLRLERFYLEANYFHGQITRALRPLRGLEELDLSNNNFSGPIPSFLAELSLLKYLNMSFNELEGQVPEGGVFLNASAISVSGNKELCGGARSLNLPLCKSPSSSKSSSTKTIVISVVAGSLLCLALLFLCIFCYHKKKQMPTNASTSLSFENQFLRISYEELLRATDRFSETNLIGKGRYSMVYKGILDGYATVAVKVLNLTQRGALKSFVSECRTLGIIRHRNLVKILSVCSGIDFXGNDFKALIYEFMANESLEEWLHPKTLGQDDECGESRNLRLVQRLNIAIDIATAIEYLHKGCYPAIVHGDLKPSNVLLDNDMVARVGDFGLAKIISMVSAEATRVQDQDNSTSTAVKGSIGYVPPEYGMGHKVSTLGDAYSYGILLLEMFTGKRPTEEAFGHHLGLHNFVRMSLLDRAMDIIDLRLWSEAGDQQKESKIRDCIISVFKVGVACSMESPLDRMDMTEALKKLHLIKVSYETKERRVVM, from the exons ATGGGGAAACTATTGTTTCTCATGCTCAACTCTGCCCTCTTCTGGTGCTGGATCTCAATCACAAGCCCCGGCGCTTGCTCGCAAAACCAAACGGATCGGCTCGCATTAGTCTCCTTCAAAAATGCCATACATGAAGACCCATATGGAGTCTTGACCTCTTGGAATGAGTCTACCCATCATTGTGAGTGGCAAGGTGTTTTGTGCAGCAAAAGACATCCTGGGAGGGTCACATCCCTAGTCCTAACATCACAAGGCTTGGAAGGCTTCCTATCTCCTCACATAGGTAACCTCTCTTTCCTAAGGGTCATGATTTTACAGAACAACAGCATCCATGGCGAAATCCCACCACAGATTGGCAACTTGTTACGGCTTCGTAATCTTGTTCTTAGTAACAACTCATTTGGTGGGCCAACACCCTCCAATCTTTCTCGCTGCTCGAACCTTGAGATTCTAAATCTCATAGATAACCAACTTGTTGGGGGAATTCATGCCAGTCTTGGTTCTTTACTAAGACTTCAATTATTGGGCTTGAGTGAGAATAGTCTTGTAGGTCCTATCCCTCCCTCGATTGGAAACCTCTCAttgctacaaaagctctccctGTCAGGAAATACATTGAGCGGAGAAATACCTGAGGAATTATCCAGACTCAAGAGGTTAGAATTTGTCCAACTATCTCAAAATGAACTGACCGGCGAGATTCCACTAGGGATTTTAAACATCTCTGGCCTTACCGATTTCTATGTTGATGAGAACCAGTTGCGGGGAGGCTTTCCCTCCAACATCGGCACTactcttccttctctctgttACCTTTCAGCCTCCAATAACTTGTTTACTGGGACAATTCCTTTATCATTAACGAATGCCACCAGCCTTCAGACAGTTTTCCTTTACTACAATGGTTTCCGTGGGCCAATACCGAAAAATCTGGGAAGGCTGAAGAGCCTCTACATGATTGTGTTGAGTTTTAACCAGTTGCAGGATGACTTgagttttatttcttctttagttAATTGTTCCAACTTAGAAATTCTCTCGGTGGACGACAACTTGATTCACGGACCGTTGCCAAGATCCATCTCCAATCTCTCGACCAGCATTAAGCGAATTTATCTGTCAAGCAATAGGATTAAAGGAACTATTCCTTCAGACCTTGGAAATCTCTTTGACTTGTCTACCTTGAGTTTATCGAATAATTTGTTAACCGATCGCATTCCCGATTCCATTGGAGCACTTTACCGCTTGCAGGAACTTTTTTTGAGGGAAAACATGTTTACTGGAGAGATACCATCTTCAATTGGTAACCTGACGTTGTTAAGCAGCCTTGACCTTGAATCCAACAATTTCCAAGGTTACATACCGCAAAGTCTTGGCAACTGCAAGCAACTTATCGAGCTCGATCTTTCAAACAACAATCTAAGTGGCTCTCTTCCGATCGAAATCATGGGTCTTTCTTCCTTGTCGATCATCTTCAGTTTAGCGTATAATAAATTAACTGGATCTCTTCCACAACAAGTTGGGTCTTTAAAGAATCTCGCCGAATTAGATCTGTCTTACAATAGATTGACTGGCTTGATTCCGGCCTCCATCAGCGAGTGCTTGAGATTGGAAAGGTTTTACTTAGAAGCTAATTATTTTCATGGTCAAATCACCCGAGCTTTACGTCCATTACGTGGTCTAGAAGAGCTGGATCtttccaataataatttttctggGCCAATTCCGAGCTTTCTTGCAGAGCTCTCACTGCTCAAGTACTTAAATATGTCCTTCAATGAACTAGAAGGGCAAGTTCCGGAGGGTGGAGTTTTTCTTAATGCAAGTGCTATATCAGTTTCTGGAAATAAGGAACTCTGTGGAGGTGCTCGAAGTCTGAATCTTCCACTTTGCAAATCACCAAGCTCTAGTAAGTCTTCTTCAACGAAGACCATAGTGATATCTGTGGTGGCTGGCAGTTTGTTATGTTTAGCTTTGTTGTTCTTGTGTATCTTCTGTTATCACAAAAAGAAGCAGATGCCAACCAATGCCTCCACTTCATTATCCTTCGAGAACCAATTCTTAAGAATTTCCTATGAAGAACTCCTGAGAGCTACTGACAGATTTTCCGAGACCAATTTGATTGGTAAAGGGAGATACAGCATGGTTTATAAGGGGATTCTCGATGGATATGCCACGGTGGCGGTGAAGGTGCTTAATTTAACACAAAGAGGTGCTTTGAAGAGCTTTGTCTCCGAATGTCGAACTCTTGGAATCATTAGACACCGAAACCTCGTGAAGATACTAAGTGTCTGTTCAGGCATTGATT GTGGCAATGACTTCAAAGCTCTTATATACGAGTTCATGGCTAATGAGAGCTTGGAGGAGTGGCTGCACCCTAAGACTCTAGGACAAGATGATGAGTGTGGTGAATCAAGAAATCTAAGACTAGTGCAGAGGTTAAACATTGCCATTGACATAGCTACTGCAATCGAATATCTCCACAAGGGTTGTTATCCAGCAATCGTCCATGGAGATCTGAAGCCAAGTAATGTGCTTCTGGACAATGACATGGTGGCTCGAGTTGGAGATTTCGGGCTTGCTAAGATCATTTCAATGGTATCTGCTGAAGCCACAAGAGTTCAGGACCAAGACAATTCAACTTCAACCGCAGTCAAAGGATCTATTGGCTATGTGCCTCCGG AATATGGCATGGGACACAAGGTTTCCACACTTGGGGATGCATACAGTTACGGCATTCTATTATTGGAGATGTTCACTGGAAAGAGACCTACTGAAGAGGCCTTTGGGCACCATCTTGGCCTCCACAACTTTGTCCGAATGTCTCTTCTAGATCGAGCAATGGACATCATAGACTTAAGGCTTTGGAGTGAAGCTGGTGATCAACAGAAAGAGAGCAAAATAAGAGATTGCATTATCTCTGTATTCAAAGTTGGAGTTGCATGTTCGATGGAATCGCCGCTGGATCGAATGGACATGACCGAGGCACTCAAGAAATTACACTTGATCAAGGTCAGTTACGAAACCAAAGAGAGGAGGGTAGTTATGTAG